The sequence below is a genomic window from Anaerocolumna chitinilytica.
GGAGTTTTATTAAAGTCTCTGTATTCTATGAGCTTAAAGGAAACATACTTATCTCTTTCTTCTCCCGCCTTTTCGGATATGGACATCTCCTCAATCAACACCAGGGTATTGATTCTGTCTTTATACAGAACCCCTTTTTTCGTAACGCTGCCTGCCAGAAATCTAATCGGTGTTTTTTTCTTACGCCATTTTGTAAGCATATCCAGGTAACTCTTTGCATCCAGGAAATCCTTTTCTTCCTTCACATTCACATAACTGTACATTGTGTGGGGAAACTCGCATTCGAAACTGTATTCTTTTAATTCCATATAGGTGGGAACTGCTATCTGCCCAAGCTTTAGAACATTATACTTCTCAATGGACTGGGTGTTGGTTACGTTGATTTCCTCCGGATTCGTCGGCAATCTATAAGTTGTTCCGCCATAGTCAAAAAATATTGCGTACATTAATATACCCCCTCACTGGCCATTGCAATCTGCTCTCTTAGTATCTTCTTGA
It includes:
- a CDS encoding LysM peptidoglycan-binding domain-containing protein; its protein translation is MYAIFFDYGGTTYRLPTNPEEINVTNTQSIEKYNVLKLGQIAVPTYMELKEYSFECEFPHTMYSYVNVKEEKDFLDAKSYLDMLTKWRKKKTPIRFLAGSVTKKGVLYKDRINTLVLIEEMSISEKAGEERDKYVSFKLIEYRDFNKTPYYEINKDTGKASKGKSDEVNPKKNGYHIVAAGDTLFGIAKKYYGDGTKYTKILDANKGIIKSPALIKPGWKLVIP